The Desulfurellaceae bacterium genome includes a region encoding these proteins:
- a CDS encoding AAA family ATPase, whose protein sequence is MATIEGFRVVNFKSLKDVTVGRLWYQRQDDPLTPMTVVIGKNGVGKSALFDAFGFLADALKFGVEEACDARGHGGFERLRTQGQTGPIEFKVYYRACANVPPITYEIGIEIDESGRPYVMRELMHEYRENDRLLCFLTLHQGRGWAWRGSQAGHQVDEEAEGFDSFKLEKSLEEGETRFEDVETIDLQDPRKLGIATLGELEKHPRIVAFRRFIEGWYLSYFTPDAARGLPLAGPQQRLNVHGDNLSNVVQFMEREHPKQFQAILKEIAERIPGIDKIATEKTADGRLLLKFNDKGFQDPFYAQQMSDRTLKVFAYLLLLNDPTPPPFLCIEEPENGLYHKLLETLAHEFREHASRQNNASQVFITTHQPYLVDALDPKEADGFSTIRRASDDPLVNNMVAEGLPLGGLWYSDYLDKR, encoded by the coding sequence ATGGCCACAATAGAAGGCTTCAGAGTAGTAAATTTCAAGTCGCTCAAGGACGTGACAGTGGGTCGGTTGTGGTACCAGCGTCAAGACGACCCGCTTACGCCCATGACTGTGGTAATTGGTAAAAACGGGGTGGGAAAAAGCGCCCTGTTTGATGCGTTCGGGTTTCTCGCGGATGCCCTTAAGTTCGGCGTTGAGGAAGCCTGTGATGCACGCGGACACGGCGGCTTCGAGAGACTACGGACACAGGGACAGACAGGTCCAATCGAGTTCAAGGTGTATTATAGAGCATGTGCCAATGTCCCTCCTATCACCTACGAAATTGGAATCGAGATAGACGAATCCGGGCGCCCCTATGTGATGCGCGAATTGATGCATGAATACCGGGAAAACGACCGACTACTTTGTTTCCTCACACTCCATCAAGGCCGTGGTTGGGCGTGGAGGGGCAGCCAAGCGGGCCATCAGGTCGATGAAGAAGCGGAAGGTTTCGATTCTTTTAAGTTAGAAAAATCGCTCGAAGAGGGGGAGACGCGATTCGAAGATGTCGAAACCATTGACTTGCAAGACCCACGCAAGCTTGGCATCGCCACGCTTGGTGAGTTAGAGAAACACCCGAGAATTGTCGCTTTTCGCCGCTTCATCGAAGGATGGTATCTGAGCTACTTCACTCCAGATGCGGCGCGCGGCCTACCTCTGGCCGGTCCACAACAGCGTCTCAACGTGCATGGCGACAACCTCAGCAATGTCGTACAGTTCATGGAGCGAGAACATCCGAAGCAGTTCCAGGCTATTCTAAAAGAGATCGCCGAGAGAATTCCGGGTATAGACAAAATTGCAACGGAAAAAACTGCCGACGGCCGGTTGCTGCTCAAGTTCAACGACAAAGGCTTTCAAGACCCCTTTTACGCTCAGCAGATGTCAGACAGGACGCTGAAGGTGTTCGCGTATCTTTTGCTTCTCAATGATCCGACTCCGCCGCCGTTCCTGTGCATCGAAGAGCCGGAAAACGGCCTGTACCACAAGCTTCTGGAAACGCTTGCACATGAATTTCGTGAACACGCGAGCCGCCAGAATAATGCCTCACAGGTTTTTATTACGACCCATCAACCCTACCTCGTCGATGCGCTTGACCCGAAAGAGGCGGACGGTTTTTCAACGATTCGGCGGGCCAGCGACGATCCGCTTGTGAATAATATGGTCGCGGAAGGATTGCCGTTGGGCGGCCTGTGGTACAGCGATTATCTTGACAAGAGGTAA